The Alosa sapidissima isolate fAloSap1 chromosome 12, fAloSap1.pri, whole genome shotgun sequence nucleotide sequence GAGTTTGCAGCCTAATGAGAACACGGGAAAGGAGATCACTGCCTTGGCATGGCGGCCAGATGGCAAAAGTAAGATTTTCACCATATTTTCTTGTGAATTATGGCTATTACCTTTGCATATTTACCTGTCATGTTAAACTTTATTGCTATTAGCATATGATGTACAGCGCTAATGGTAATTGTGTTTATATTTTGTCACCCAGTCCTAGCCTTCAGTTTGGGGGACACCAAGCAAGTAGTTCTGTGTGATGCTGAGAAGGCCGAGATCCTCCATATCTTCCCAGTAGAGCTGCCCGTGTCCTGTATGCACTGGATGGAGGTGATGGAGGAGAAtaggtgtgtaagtgtgtctgtgtgtctccccTTGCCTGTTcaactgtgtctgtgttgcCACTTGTTTTCTATGTATCCCACCAACCTGACTGTAGGTCCCTTGATGATAAATATCAATTTAAGTTTTTTGACAAGGGAACGAAAGGAAAAAATAATAtgctgtttcttttcttttgctcCTTTCTATCCCTTGCTTTTCTCCAGTGGCCTCACATCATTCTACGACTCAGAGGATGAGTCCAATCGCTTCCTTCCCAAGCTGCCATCCCTACCCAAAAGGTAAACGTCTTCCGATCATCTGAATGGAGaactcttttgtttttttcataacATTTCAATATACAAAATGGTTAATTCTAAGTTTTAAATATATTTGTTGAAAATACATTGTTAGTAGTTAATCATCCTTTTCCATATGTCTGTTCAGCTACAGCACCACAACAAAGATTTTCAGGTATGTGGACAGTTCCGTTGAAGTGAAATGAATGATGGCTGCAGTGTTGTTGGTCTTGAGAACAACAAACTATTCACTAGTGATTGCGatctatgtttttttcttgtttttaacATCTGGTGTTTTTCTTGCAGTGAGGAGAAATCGGATGAGGCTACAAATCTCCTAGGGGAAGTGAGGTCAGTGAGTGACTTGTCATGGTCAAGTTTGTAGGTTGCTCCTCTTGCATCCTGTGAATGATCTGATTAACCATCATCTGACTTTTCTGATGCTGACAGGCTAAATATTTTGGTGGTGGGAGGACCGTGTGGCTTTATGGAGCTCTACGCCTATGGGTTGTACAAGATAGCAACTTTAAATCGGGTGAGGGAAATGTTTCCTCTATCATTCATTGAATGTAGTGCCTTTGTGTTGATTTTTTACCTCCCTTAGCACTCTCTTTTGAACTACTTCAGTAGTATTTTTCAAGTTTCTCCATGTATAGAACACATGTGTACATGTGGGTCTATGCTGGAACAGTTTAGCTACATCACACGGCATCATAAAGTCTAATATGAATAATCACTGTTTCTTTTCCGTTTCATGtaatgtcatttttttaatgttatgtcACAACCCTTCCTCTTGGTAGATTGTGGGCACTTGTCGTAGCCTCTGCCTCTCAAGTGACCTCAAGTCTCTCTCAGTCATCACAGAAATTAGGTCCACCGATAACGACCCCGAGATTCACTATGTCCAGGTAAGGCCTTCAAAGCCCTTTTTAACTAGAGAATGGTCAGAGTTTTGATATAATGTCAAACATCTGTGCCTATCTGTGCCAATGTCAAATAATATAATGATGACACTATTCATCATGTAATGCTTGGTCTTGCCTTGGGACTGGTTTTGATTTTAgtacttctcttcctctttctgtttATCGGTGTCTGTAGTTGGACACAGGGCTGCTGTCTTCCTGTTTACCAGAGCTTACCAGAATGGCACGCAAGTTCACCCATATCTCCACACTTCTACAGGTGATTGGAAGTTAAAAGCATTCTGCAACAGCTATGATTTCTGTGGTGTCAAGAGACCTATCCCtcactttgctctctctctctctccctctcagtacCTACGTCTGTCTCTCACCTGCATGTGTGAAGCCTGGGAGGACATTCTCTTGCAGATGGATCTGAGACTTACAAAATTTGTCCAGGTCAGTTGCTTTAGTCCTGCTGACAAGACATCTGTCAAAATCATTATACACCTTGAAAAATGTTAGTCACAGTTCATTGTATTGCACTGTTTGTCAGTTGATATAGTTTAGCCCTTCCTAACCTGTTAGCCAGAACCAATACCATTACAcagagctgaagtatttagggtaGTAAGTATGGTCTCTGTCATGACATGAGCAGTTTTTACACagtgtgtgaatttgtatgtagagtatgtatttgtatttactgtaaaggagaaaaacacacatgtgcaggtTTACATATGTGTTTGTTAGTATGTAGTTGTTTTCTCCTTAAGGAGAAGAACACAAGCTCACAGGCGCAGGATTGAATATGTgttatgttaatgtgtgtttatttactgtAAAGGAGAAGAACACAAGCACATTATGTGCAGGATTGaatatgtgtttatttgtatgtttgtgtgtttatttactaTAAAGGAGAAGAATACAAGCACACAGGTGCAGGATTGaatatgtgtttatttgtatgtttgtgtgtgtttatttactgtAAAGGAGaagaacacaagcacacaggtgCAGGATTGaatatgtgtttatttgtatgtttgtgtgtgtttatttactgtAAAGGAGaagaacacaagcacacaggtgCAGGATGAGTTCCTGGAGCTGCTGCTGTGGGGCCATGCCAGGTAAGGGTCCACTGGAGGGGTCATTCTGTCCCTCTGAGATGAGTGCTCTGGGAGGAATCAGCTTAATCCTTAATAACACTTCATATACTCACTATCAGTTAACATTGGATACAGTTGCACAAGTGAGAGGtactggtgtggtgttgtgtggagtGTGTCATGTTATGATATGTCCACTAGAGGGAGCTAGTTGACCACAGGAGTcgatttgttttgttgtgtagTCGTTTTTAGGTCCTTTCAATTCAGATGTAAGGAGAATTCAACCAATACTTTGAGCATCTTGCAATGTTCATATTgcattttgtttcttttatgtCATTATCTTTCTTCCAGCGCTGAGCTACAGGCTCTCCTCATGAACCAGCTCACAGTCAAGGTGTGTTGTCAGTCCAAACACCTCACAAGATTTGCATGTCTGTGAGAGGCCAATGTAATGTTTCAGTGAGCTTTTCAAATGCCACCACAACATTGTTGACATTGTTGCCTATTTATGATGACTTTGTTACCCATTTATGATGATATTGTTGTCTATTTATGATGACTTTGTTACCCATTTATGTACATTGCCTCTTTCGTACATTAACTAATTTCTGGTGTGCAGGGTCTGAAGATGTTGGGCCAGTCCATAGAGTCTTCCTACTCTGGCATTCAGAAGCTGGTCATTAGTCACCTACAGAGGTGCTTATAAGTCTCCAGCATTTACTAATCATTACCTGTGTAATTCTCATAATCACgttttctgtattttgtatatttaaaCCACGGTAATAAATGTGTCATTActcttgttggtgtgtgttctcCCCTGTTGTGCTGCAGTGGCTCAGAGGCTCTGCTGTACCACCTGAGTGAGGTGAAGGGCATGGCCCTGTGGAAACAGAAGTATCAGCCTCTGGGACTGGACCCTGCGGTCATAGAAGGTAAGAGGCAGCAAGGAGCGATCCCTtatggaatcacacacacacacacacacatacagagagagagagagagagagagagaacactgagGTGAGGTGAAGGTTATATCTATGtttataatagtaataataataataataataataataataataataataataataataatacacttATTTTTATAGCGCTTTTCTAGACACTCAAAGACGCTTTAGAGTTTTGTTACATAGGTACAATCAAACAGACAAGGTACATAGACAAGGTTACAcaaacagagaaaagaaaacacacaggtGCATGGACAAAGCAGAGGCCAAAAGCAGAAGAATGTGTAGTATGCTATATCTACTGTATGATAGTCTTCACGCCTGTCTGTTGTAGATCACTATCCATATGTGCTGTTTTTTCTGTGTGCTTTCTCTGAAGATGCCATCACTGCTGTGGGCTCCTTCACCCTAAAGGCCAGTGAGCTTTTGCAGTAAGTGATATGAAAATGGTCATTTTAATGCTTATATTTGTAATCATGACAAAATAATTATTAATGTTCCTCTCCTTTTGTGCCAGCAACTTTACAAACAGATATTTTAGTCATGCATTTGTGATAtacttgtataatgtatttttgtAAACTTCAGAGTGATTGACAAGAGCATGAAGAACTTCAAGGCGTTTTTCCGCTGGCTGTATGTTGGTAAGtctgccttgtttttcaccagtaCCTTGATTACCatacctgtttgtttgtttgtttgtttgttggtattGTCTGATGAAACTGCACTCATGTGGTTTCCCTTTGTATTGGCTGTTGTAGCGATGCTGCGAATGTCTGATGATCATGTCCCTCCTGAGCTCAATAAGGTGAGAGTACTTGATTATGCACTGGGGGATAAGGCGTTGATGCCCCCCCCGTCTCAGCGATATTGTGGGAGCAGTTTGGAGGACTGTCCTCACATATGCACGGTGTTATCTTTCCTAGATGACACACAAAGACTTGGCCTTTGTGGCGGACTTCTTGGCAGAGCATTTCAGCGCGGTGAGAAACATTCAGGCTTTGGGCAGCGTTTTATGGCAATGGTATGGTAAAAAGCCAACACCATGAAACTAAGAGCAGTTGTTTTTATATGTACGCCTGATCACAAATAAGCACTGCAGGCATTTATATTTATAGTATAGTACAGAGTATCAACAGTATTGCTGCCAATAAGGTTGCCAAGTGTTCAAAATAATCTGGCTGATGACTTTCTACAATGATTTCCCATTTTGGTAGAATGAGGAGCTTTTTGATCGCAAAGGGAAGTACTTCAACGTGGAACGAGTGGGACAGGTAGGTTTTATgcagtctgtctgtcagtctgggCACATCCATGTCTGTTCCCATATAACTTTGTTATCCATGTTCCAGTATTTgaaagatgaggaagaggacctGGTCTCTCCACCCAACACTGATGGCAACCAGTGGGTGAAGTTTCTCAAGGAGAGCTCACATCTGAAAGGTAGCACTCTGCCAGAGAATCTGACACATTACATTCTAGATCATATATttagtaagggataatgtacagaacgctggtcattattgggaaaataagtcccgacagggcaaacCGGACCTCAACGTGCCAGCAGagcggtgttctatacattatcccgcttacttgccaaaacgaaaaaataaactccacgataggTCTctctacatttatttgttaccgtttcgttgtggcttttgctgagaaatagtttgcaacacacgctgaactttaatcaaacgttctttagaacacagctgatcaaccatctGCCTTCGCTTTTGAAAATTGaaaatccgttgccattgacagcagtcATTATTTCAGAGGTCCTTAGAAAAAAATAAGGACCCGTAGAACTTCCCATAAtaggaaatcccattcaagtcaatggagcgttctacttgcattgtgaagagccgtataataagcccCGTTACTCTAGGCTTCCACCATGGTAGCAGGGGGTTGGATAGGTAGCTTTATGGTGACATGACTCTagatatgtgtttgtttatttgtttgtttgtttgtttgtgacttGATGCAGAGAGTCCACTGCTGTTTCCTACGTACCCTCAGAAGTCCCTGCACTTTGTGAAGAGGATGATGGAGGGTACAATAGAGCTGTGTCTTCAGAAACCAGCAGtaagtagtacacacacacacacacacactcactatgtCTCTCTGACATACATACGGAAACAGTCAaaggctctctctgtctctttcatatAACCAGACTAAGAAAAAGCCCTCTATCCTAGACTCTTATGTCAGTTGCTAGCATTCTCAAGGTTACAAGGTCGTAGAACTGGGGTAATTGACATTTAGCCTTTTGAAgggcttttttctttttcagctCTATCCGAGAAATGTGTGCTCCGTTTCAGCTATGCTTTTAGCTCTAACGAATGTGATCTGAAATGAATTGCCATTAGAGTAATGGGAGTTTTTTACAGTCTTGCTGTCTATGGGAAATTTGGCTGGTGCTCCTGCTGCTGAGTCAGTgcctgagtgctgtgtgtgtgtgtgcgtgcatgtgtgtgtgagagagagagagagtgtgactgaGTTCAGGGTGTGGGGTAAGGGTGCTGGGAACAGAATCTGTAAATCTGACTCATCTACCTGGGAAGCCTCAGAGGACAGTCTGACACCATAACTAAAATTGCTGGCAGcacccctaccacacacacaaacacacactcacacacacacacaccaacagacatATTTTATCTTAATATCTCTCACCTTTTTCCCTGCTGAAATGATTTTCCCATTCAAAATGTGAGGATTTAATAATgagttaaaggtgcgatttttaggattgttaccgaaagTTCtttaggccaaaatcaaaacactggtgaacgttctcaagactaccagacgcgagcctcttctgggttgccagatgtaatgaagacttagctaacgttagttgaccagcagctgctttaacgtttctccaaccatgacccagctacacattacggaaacaatgaaaacaaaaaatacctctctaaccaacgtaacatatttagctgaagttagcgatgcagatgaagtttagcctaggctacctgttgtggagaaatatggccagctatgcgtcagacttgatattcttcgtttgacgaagacgtcaccatctcaggaagctcctccaatgtccacttaatttatttcttctaattttggagatttgcctgcctctcgtcggcgttcatgactacagttgacagcaagttgacagttggcctttgctaatttggcaacacaaataggaggacacgccagcccattattaatacgctattctagaattaatcgctcaaaacataaacaaaaattccaagagattccgccccgtaactcattttttttcatgggttttacagggttttacgggttagagtaatgttgtcaaataagccattacttcaattcatcgtgtttccttactctctgacaacatatggtgatcatttttggaatggttacagtttattttccattatttcctacatactggtcctttaatgATGCTCCTGTTAATGTCATCTGAAAGAATGAGAAGGAAAACAGCAGGATTGTGTGAGTCAACTAATGTACATGTTGCCATGACTGCTGTGGTGTACAGTATACAGGGTGAGGTTTAAACATATCACCTAAATGAATGCTTAGAGCGAGGGTGTAATAGGTGTTTGTACTTTAGGAGGTGATTGGGAAGTCTGTGAAAGAGGCCTTGTGTTTGCCCCTCTACACTGTTCCAGAAAGGTAAGCGTATTTCTTGCCTGTGTGTTGTTGCATCTATGAGTCTGTATGTGGTTGAGATTGGTTTTGTTTCATTgacattttgttttgctttttgcaGCTCAGAAAATACACCAAGACTTTTTGAGATGCCTGCACTGTAAGTCAACTGGATGTTCTAAGAACTCTCTCACATGTAAAGATCAGATGACCATTTAACGGCACTGATAAGAGGCCATTTGAGGATGAGTAGGT carries:
- the anapc4 gene encoding anaphase-promoting complex subunit 4; this translates as MRAFRQVGEKQLPNPILYMAWSPKRDLIALANTNGELLLHRLSNFYRVWSLQPNENTGKEITALAWRPDGKILAFSLGDTKQVVLCDAEKAEILHIFPVELPVSCMHWMEVMEENSGLTSFYDSEDESNRFLPKLPSLPKSYSTTTKIFSEEKSDEATNLLGEVRLNILVVGGPCGFMELYAYGLYKIATLNRIVGTCRSLCLSSDLKSLSVITEIRSTDNDPEIHYVQLDTGLLSSCLPELTRMARKFTHISTLLQYLRLSLTCMCEAWEDILLQMDLRLTKFVQEKNTSTQVQDEFLELLLWGHASAELQALLMNQLTVKGLKMLGQSIESSYSGIQKLVISHLQSGSEALLYHLSEVKGMALWKQKYQPLGLDPAVIEDAITAVGSFTLKASELLQVIDKSMKNFKAFFRWLYVAMLRMSDDHVPPELNKMTHKDLAFVADFLAEHFSANEELFDRKGKYFNVERVGQYLKDEEEDLVSPPNTDGNQWVKFLKESSHLKESPLLFPTYPQKSLHFVKRMMEGTIELCLQKPAEVIGKSVKEALCLPLYTVPESSENTPRLFEMPALWNDNKASMHYVVFCMSEISPSKIYLLRRATDPCRSVRNGLIAIDLSRPLNTSIDDEDPVAEIPGNGLYRCLDARLYDAETLTVVLQGQEEERVLAQLPLSAALRTEEEFTWDTTLRLDQQNDSIPSQGLVWENQWRPLDNMKAQFVAVNGIRKVSCVLSSNLRHVRVFEMDVEDEDEEEEDRQEESQDITSDQDTLEESLSSQKDAVANMEAQEGAEATEGGSGDTLGHTSGSDTL